From Proteiniborus sp. MB09-C3, the proteins below share one genomic window:
- a CDS encoding ABC transporter ATP-binding protein produces MREKNENSSFRRLNQLSPFIKPLRGWIILNCIAAFLEGLIMIYFAFATRSLTDMAMNRQISEFKSFVCFTVVIVAVSIIVSYINKYSSVRYKGDFAYDIRNYFAKHIIDLPLKTKEKYHSGDIISRINNDILTVTELVGNIPELVLNPVMFIAAFIYMYSISWKLLILSVVLIPLTGYIFNIVSKPMEKNSRQIMEDTAKINALAKDAISGVYILKAFNLEGVLLEKYKKNIEGIINRGVKIERINANLVRLFLALRYIPQLIVPLFGGYLAIKGEITVGQLLASTQLIWYVFIPVESLLGLKKHMRTAMPAIDRTFEIINEEIELQAGEKLKIKENYPAVGFSEVSFGYKEENQVLNNISFELTKGTVTAIVGPSGCGKTTVLKLLCSFYRSYKGDIEVLGNNLMNCSPTDIRRNISYVSQSIYLFPATIFENIAYGRDGAKEDEIIEAARLANAHDLIMSLPNGYNTVIGDGSVKLSGGEQQRISLARAILKDAPILLLDEATSALDLESEGLVQKSLQEFMKNRTVLVVAHRMSTIKNVDMILVIKDGEIVEKGVHEELIGRDSFYRRLYNKQFDFKDSEGGIAYA; encoded by the coding sequence ATGAGAGAGAAAAATGAAAATAGTTCCTTTAGAAGGTTAAATCAATTAAGCCCATTTATAAAGCCCTTAAGAGGTTGGATAATTCTAAACTGTATTGCTGCCTTTCTTGAAGGACTCATAATGATTTACTTTGCATTTGCAACAAGAAGCCTTACTGATATGGCCATGAATAGGCAGATAAGTGAGTTTAAAAGCTTTGTATGCTTTACCGTTGTAATAGTAGCTGTAAGTATCATTGTCAGTTATATAAATAAATATTCCTCAGTAAGGTATAAGGGAGATTTTGCCTACGATATAAGAAATTATTTTGCTAAGCATATTATTGACTTGCCATTGAAGACTAAGGAGAAATACCATTCTGGTGATATCATTTCAAGAATAAATAATGACATATTAACAGTTACGGAGTTAGTTGGAAACATACCTGAACTTGTATTAAATCCAGTTATGTTTATTGCTGCATTTATATATATGTATTCTATTAGCTGGAAGCTGCTAATTTTAAGTGTAGTCTTAATACCACTTACAGGATACATATTCAATATAGTTTCAAAGCCTATGGAGAAAAATTCAAGACAGATAATGGAGGATACTGCAAAGATAAATGCACTTGCCAAGGATGCCATAAGTGGAGTTTATATACTAAAGGCATTTAATTTAGAAGGAGTTTTGCTCGAAAAATACAAGAAAAATATAGAGGGAATAATTAACAGGGGAGTGAAAATAGAGAGGATAAATGCAAATCTAGTAAGGCTTTTTCTTGCTTTAAGATATATACCACAGCTAATAGTACCTCTATTTGGGGGTTATCTTGCAATTAAGGGTGAGATCACTGTAGGTCAACTCTTGGCCAGTACGCAATTGATTTGGTATGTATTTATTCCTGTAGAGTCCCTGCTTGGTTTAAAAAAGCATATGCGTACGGCCATGCCGGCTATTGACAGAACATTTGAGATTATAAACGAGGAGATAGAATTGCAAGCTGGTGAGAAGCTTAAAATCAAAGAAAACTATCCAGCTGTAGGATTTTCAGAGGTTAGCTTTGGATATAAGGAAGAGAATCAGGTCTTAAATAATATAAGCTTTGAATTAACAAAAGGGACTGTGACGGCAATTGTAGGTCCAAGTGGATGTGGCAAGACTACGGTATTGAAGCTGTTGTGTAGTTTTTATAGAAGCTATAAGGGAGATATTGAAGTCTTAGGAAATAATTTAATGAATTGCAGCCCCACAGATATCAGAAGGAATATATCCTATGTGTCACAGAGCATCTACCTGTTTCCAGCAACAATATTTGAGAATATAGCTTATGGAAGAGACGGAGCTAAAGAAGATGAGATTATAGAGGCTGCTAGGCTTGCAAATGCCCATGATCTTATAATGAGCCTGCCAAATGGATACAACACAGTAATAGGTGATGGAAGTGTCAAGCTATCTGGTGGAGAGCAGCAGAGAATTTCCCTTGCTAGAGCTATATTAAAGGATGCTCCCATACTTCTTTTAGACGAAGCCACCTCAGCTCTAGATCTAGAATCAGAAGGTCTAGTACAGAAATCTCTTCAGGAATTTATGAAAAACCGTACAGTATTAGTGGTTGCCCATAGAATGTCTACAATAAAAAATGTAGACATGATATTAGTTATAAAAGATGGAGAAATCGTTGAAAAGGGAGTGCATGAGGAGCTTATAGGAAGAGATAGCTTCTATAGGAGGTTGTATAATAAGCAATTTGATTTTAAAGATAGCGAAGGAGGGATAGCATATGCGTAA
- a CDS encoding ABC transporter ATP-binding protein, producing the protein MSVAIEVDNLKRTYEGTLGMTKKKTIEALRGISFTVDEGEIFGLLGPNGAGKTTAIKVLTTLLAPSSGKAKIFGYDCFGEEKFIRDKINFIFGGERGLYWRLSAYENLQYFGDIYKVPGRVLKERIPKLIKLVNLQGREHEKVESFSKGMKQRLQIARGLINDPRILFLDEPTIGLDPIGAKDLRNIILKLKEEGKTILLTTHYMHEADELCDRIAIINNGELIDIDTPKQLKLKYLEDENGSLEEVYIKLIGGNAIA; encoded by the coding sequence ATGAGTGTAGCTATAGAAGTAGATAATCTAAAGAGAACCTACGAGGGGACTTTAGGAATGACAAAGAAAAAAACTATTGAAGCTTTAAGAGGAATATCTTTTACAGTAGATGAAGGAGAAATATTTGGGTTATTGGGACCAAATGGAGCAGGAAAAACTACTGCTATTAAGGTGTTAACTACTCTTTTGGCTCCATCTTCAGGAAAGGCAAAAATTTTTGGCTATGATTGTTTTGGAGAGGAAAAGTTCATAAGAGATAAGATAAACTTTATTTTTGGAGGAGAGAGAGGACTATATTGGAGGCTTTCTGCTTATGAAAACCTTCAATATTTTGGTGATATTTATAAAGTTCCAGGGAGAGTTTTAAAGGAACGTATACCTAAACTGATAAAATTAGTAAATCTACAGGGAAGAGAACATGAAAAGGTAGAAAGCTTTTCTAAGGGAATGAAGCAAAGACTTCAAATAGCAAGAGGATTAATAAATGATCCAAGGATTTTATTTTTAGATGAGCCTACTATTGGATTGGATCCTATTGGTGCTAAGGATTTAAGAAATATTATACTAAAGCTTAAAGAGGAAGGAAAAACTATACTTCTGACTACTCATTATATGCATGAGGCAGATGAATTGTGTGATAGAATTGCCATAATTAATAACGGAGAATTAATTGATATAGATACTCCCAAGCAATTAAAACTTAAGTATCTTGAGGATGAAAATGGTTCCCTTGAAGAGGTTTACATAAAGCTTATAGGAGGGAATGCAATTGCTTAA
- a CDS encoding ABC transporter ATP-binding protein, translated as MRKKLKENELIRVLSFMKPNIMKCIISMIVDSGFTSICYNIVLAYIIKDVINAITYGNILLIKRAFFIAIVSFSIAFIFQPLFRYSYKCCIRKTMGNIRMAAFKHMEALTVKNFEGRHTGDLITRMTNDIDAIQEVYMNHMPMLTFAFIHGTVAVISMLLMNWQFAIIVIFIGLVSVLISSFFSKPLRKAGDNVQTKMGGMTQRLIDISDGFIETKMFNIEEKIFDKYENENRDLNRAVIKRGNISSALEVVNSSYGTLKTIGILALGLYMSMKGEMDVGTIAAMLHLQGNASYLFENIGQFIAGIQGSLAGASRVFELFNSPTESDKNKENDESNLFSNSMIEMKEVCYSYDDRERVLDEVNISVEKGQMAAIVGASGGGKSTLIKLLMGFYNVDNGGIFIDGCSIASKSLKELREIIAYVPQDSYLFYGTIEENIRYGRLDATKEEIIESAKIAYAHDFIMELSDGYHTMVGEKGANLSGGQKQRIAIARALLKNAPILLLDEATSALDSESEQLVQLALDRLMEGRTTLAIAHRLSTIEAADEIYVLQEGKVVEKGKHRDLISVEGTYKHLYDLQIKGHN; from the coding sequence ATGCGTAAAAAGCTTAAGGAAAATGAATTAATAAGAGTTCTGTCCTTTATGAAACCTAATATTATGAAATGTATAATTTCAATGATAGTTGATTCTGGCTTTACATCCATATGCTACAATATTGTTCTTGCCTATATAATCAAGGATGTTATAAATGCAATAACCTATGGAAACATCCTGTTGATAAAAAGAGCATTTTTCATAGCCATTGTGTCTTTTTCCATAGCCTTTATATTTCAGCCCTTATTCAGGTATTCATATAAATGCTGTATTAGAAAAACCATGGGCAATATTAGAATGGCTGCCTTTAAACACATGGAGGCCTTGACTGTGAAAAACTTTGAAGGGCGACATACAGGGGATTTGATTACTAGAATGACAAATGACATTGATGCCATTCAAGAGGTATACATGAATCATATGCCTATGCTTACATTTGCTTTTATCCATGGGACTGTTGCTGTGATTTCCATGCTTTTAATGAATTGGCAGTTTGCTATTATAGTTATTTTTATTGGACTAGTATCTGTCCTCATAAGCTCCTTCTTTAGTAAACCATTAAGAAAAGCTGGAGATAATGTGCAGACAAAAATGGGTGGGATGACTCAGAGGCTAATTGACATATCAGATGGATTTATTGAAACAAAAATGTTCAATATAGAGGAGAAGATATTTGATAAATATGAAAATGAAAATAGAGATTTGAATAGGGCAGTTATTAAAAGGGGAAATATAAGCTCTGCATTAGAGGTTGTCAATAGCTCCTATGGAACTTTAAAGACTATAGGAATTCTAGCACTAGGATTATATATGTCAATGAAGGGAGAAATGGATGTTGGTACAATAGCTGCAATGCTGCACTTGCAGGGAAATGCTAGCTACTTATTTGAAAATATTGGACAATTTATTGCTGGTATCCAAGGCTCCCTTGCTGGTGCAAGCCGGGTATTTGAGTTATTTAACAGCCCTACTGAATCAGATAAAAATAAAGAAAATGATGAAAGCAACCTTTTTTCAAACAGTATGATAGAGATGAAGGAGGTATGTTATAGCTATGATGATAGGGAAAGGGTTCTGGATGAGGTTAATATATCTGTAGAGAAAGGGCAGATGGCAGCAATTGTAGGAGCAAGCGGTGGAGGAAAAAGTACACTGATAAAGCTACTTATGGGATTTTATAATGTAGATAATGGTGGGATATTCATAGATGGTTGCTCTATAGCAAGTAAGTCATTAAAGGAGTTAAGAGAAATAATTGCTTACGTACCTCAAGATTCCTATCTTTTTTATGGAACTATTGAAGAAAATATAAGGTATGGAAGGCTAGATGCAACAAAGGAAGAAATAATAGAGTCAGCTAAGATTGCATATGCCCATGACTTTATCATGGAGCTTTCTGATGGATACCATACTATGGTAGGTGAAAAGGGTGCTAACCTTTCAGGAGGACAGAAACAGCGTATTGCAATAGCAAGGGCACTTCTCAAAAATGCTCCAATATTGCTTTTAGATGAAGCCACATCTGCTCTTGATTCTGAATCCGAGCAACTTGTACAGTTAGCACTTGATAGATTAATGGAGGGACGAACCACATTAGCTATAGCCCATAGACTATCAACCATTGAAGCCGCAGATGAAATCTATGTGCTTCAGGAGGGGAAGGTCGTAGAAAAAGGAAAACATAGAGATCTAATATCTGTGGAAGGAACATATAAGCATCTTTATGACCTTCAGATAAAAGGTCATAATTAA
- a CDS encoding ABC transporter permease: protein MLNLKVVFSTFKLHLSQSLSRATFRFCIIVQPLIYTFILYMVYRESSYINYVNYVILGSGLTSLWSSICFSSAGDIERERYMGTLENLVSSPSKFTTIVLGKVLANTFLGLTGMILSLVFTKVLFNGSLHIEHGFLFLISFILMIFSFISIALLIAPIFTLSKNARALMNCLEYPMFILCGFVFPIDILPSFIKPLSYVLSPTWAIDILRESSLGIDDFSTFYKKMFILFFISAVYLIASKVLFSKVDKRTRIEATLGVS from the coding sequence TTGCTTAATTTAAAAGTAGTGTTTTCTACCTTTAAGCTTCACCTATCTCAATCTCTTTCTAGAGCTACTTTTAGGTTTTGTATAATAGTTCAGCCTTTAATATATACTTTTATTCTCTATATGGTATATCGGGAATCATCTTATATCAATTACGTAAACTATGTTATCTTAGGAAGTGGACTTACCAGCCTTTGGAGTTCTATTTGTTTTTCTTCAGCAGGAGATATAGAAAGAGAACGCTATATGGGAACCTTGGAAAATTTAGTTTCTAGTCCTTCAAAGTTTACAACTATAGTTTTAGGAAAAGTTTTAGCAAATACTTTTTTAGGTTTGACTGGAATGATATTAAGCCTAGTATTTACTAAAGTGCTTTTTAATGGTTCTTTACATATAGAGCATGGATTTCTATTTTTAATAAGCTTCATTTTAATGATATTTTCCTTCATATCTATAGCTCTGCTTATTGCTCCTATATTTACTCTTTCTAAAAATGCTAGAGCCTTAATGAACTGCTTGGAATACCCTATGTTTATTTTATGTGGCTTTGTATTTCCCATAGATATATTGCCATCTTTCATAAAGCCTTTAAGCTATGTATTATCACCTACTTGGGCGATAGATATATTGAGGGAAAGCTCCTTAGGTATTGACGATTTTTCTACATTTTATAAAAAAATGTTTATCCTGTTTTTTATATCGGCTGTCTATCTTATAGCTAGTAAGGTTTTGTTTTCAAAAGTAGATAAGCGCACAAGAATAGAAGCAACTCTGGGGGTGAGCTAG
- a CDS encoding winged helix-turn-helix domain-containing protein has protein sequence MKEISSRNNCYFTHSIVVDLVSILINIFYNNNSNKYSDIYTEDYIKSIQKNYRFLGEITNSLPFNGYGMLEFLLLNKNFNNLEAYKSYVLSLKDEDFFYTFYGQYIDKEFLKLALQDDENLNKLYSEYGDISTNYLALKGLFSNKDLFLQEFFSCLDGLYTEEFISYYEETMIKIYDELPGLESSLLTIEPLELSQKIMGKTFRNRGPYEDFIFIPSCLINIKAIRFFGKDQILIYSLNHKDFTKKDIINILKTISDETRFEIIELLSKEAPMTGKDLASKLGLSTPTISHHIDKLKEAGFTNEERVKNSKYYSINYNSMDKFINNLSSRFKNDKH, from the coding sequence ATGAAAGAGATTAGCAGCAGAAATAACTGTTATTTTACACATTCCATTGTTGTAGACTTAGTCTCTATTTTAATAAATATTTTTTATAACAATAATTCCAATAAATATTCAGATATCTATACAGAGGATTATATTAAAAGTATACAAAAGAATTATAGGTTTTTAGGAGAAATAACAAATTCCTTGCCTTTTAATGGATATGGAATGCTAGAGTTTCTTTTGCTTAATAAGAACTTTAATAATTTAGAAGCTTATAAAAGCTATGTACTTAGCTTAAAGGATGAAGACTTTTTTTATACTTTCTATGGGCAATATATAGATAAAGAATTTCTAAAGCTAGCACTACAGGACGATGAAAACTTAAATAAATTATATTCGGAATATGGTGATATAAGTACCAATTATTTAGCTTTAAAGGGTTTGTTTTCTAATAAAGATTTGTTTTTACAGGAGTTTTTCTCCTGCTTAGATGGCTTATATACAGAGGAATTTATAAGCTATTATGAAGAAACAATGATTAAAATCTATGACGAATTGCCAGGGCTAGAAAGCTCTCTTTTAACTATAGAGCCTCTGGAATTGTCTCAAAAGATTATGGGCAAAACTTTCAGGAACAGGGGTCCTTATGAAGATTTTATTTTTATTCCAAGCTGTCTTATAAATATAAAGGCCATAAGATTTTTTGGAAAAGATCAGATATTAATCTATTCACTTAATCATAAAGATTTTACTAAGAAAGATATAATAAATATTTTGAAGACAATATCAGATGAAACTAGATTTGAAATCATAGAGCTATTATCTAAGGAAGCTCCTATGACTGGAAAAGATTTGGCTAGTAAATTAGGCCTTTCAACTCCGACCATATCTCATCATATTGATAAATTAAAAGAAGCTGGATTTACTAATGAGGAACGAGTAAAAAATTCTAAATACTATAGTATAAATTATAATTCCATGGATAAGTTTATAAATAATCTATCATCTAGATTTAAAAATGATAAACACTAA
- a CDS encoding DUF5698 domain-containing protein — MTTNVMFALIGLFLVTAFTNVLATLKTILMSKKIMNPVYLLVFTDAMIFATIVSKVTSSDGIQFTIAYALGRTAGVFIGGKIEDRLALGILEVDLFLNDKNKATEVAKKLRETGYSVNNSLVRGNNDEKRYQIEVIIKRKELKILEEITKDFGIVNPTMKIKTLSKVDGKITTTRLKEA; from the coding sequence ATGACAACAAATGTTATGTTTGCACTTATAGGTTTGTTTCTAGTAACTGCTTTTACAAATGTTTTGGCAACATTGAAAACAATATTAATGTCTAAAAAAATAATGAATCCAGTATATTTATTAGTTTTTACAGACGCTATGATTTTTGCAACTATTGTTAGTAAGGTTACTAGTTCGGATGGGATCCAATTTACTATAGCATATGCCTTGGGCAGAACTGCAGGAGTTTTTATAGGTGGTAAAATTGAAGACAGGTTGGCTCTTGGCATTTTAGAAGTAGATTTATTTTTAAATGATAAGAACAAGGCTACGGAGGTAGCTAAGAAGCTTCGTGAAACAGGATATTCAGTTAATAATTCTCTTGTCAGAGGAAATAATGATGAGAAAAGATATCAAATTGAAGTTATTATCAAGAGAAAAGAACTTAAAATACTTGAGGAAATTACAAAAGATTTTGGTATAGTAAATCCAACTATGAAAATAAAAACCCTAAGTAAAGTAGATGGCAAAATTACAACTACAAGATTAAAAGAAGCTTAG
- a CDS encoding GNAT family N-acetyltransferase yields MYTKVEILSIAKRQLALDYNCQLLDFEKEGNTITENKLLEGRRIYESDGCFLKIISIGGRAIICADDKIRPWLEEKILKRDASWLFDYGKLRAIDNKLREFGHEIDEMPHFYLPNPVTCDIKPIATTKWFEKQEILQFEDDSRFDEAFVFDENYPDILGVAALDGDNIMGMAGASEDSKTLCQIGIDVLPEYRGKGIGTNLVALLKHELLKRGKVPFYGTSVSHIISRNIAINAGFFPAWAEVYSKKLDS; encoded by the coding sequence ATGTATACAAAAGTTGAAATACTTAGTATAGCAAAAAGACAATTGGCACTTGATTATAATTGTCAACTCTTAGACTTTGAAAAAGAGGGAAATACAATTACTGAAAATAAACTTCTAGAGGGTAGGCGTATTTATGAAAGTGATGGCTGCTTTCTTAAAATAATTAGTATAGGAGGAAGGGCAATAATCTGTGCTGATGACAAAATAAGACCTTGGCTTGAAGAAAAGATTCTAAAACGAGATGCCAGCTGGCTGTTTGACTATGGTAAACTTAGAGCTATAGATAATAAATTAAGAGAATTTGGTCATGAAATTGATGAAATGCCTCACTTTTATCTACCCAATCCTGTCACTTGTGATATAAAACCAATTGCTACAACAAAATGGTTTGAAAAACAAGAGATATTACAATTTGAGGATGATAGCAGATTTGATGAAGCTTTTGTTTTTGATGAGAATTACCCTGATATTCTTGGAGTCGCTGCTCTTGATGGTGATAATATAATGGGTATGGCAGGGGCTAGTGAAGATAGTAAAACCTTATGCCAAATTGGTATTGATGTGTTACCTGAATATAGAGGAAAAGGTATTGGTACAAATCTAGTTGCATTATTAAAACATGAACTTTTAAAGCGTGGAAAGGTACCTTTTTATGGAACCTCAGTGTCTCATATAATTTCTAGGAATATTGCTATAAATGCTGGATTTTTTCCTGCATGGGCAGAAGTGTATTCAAAAAAATTAGATAGTTAA
- the helD gene encoding RNA polymerase recycling motor HelD, giving the protein MDRNDYEWKLENEWLQDVLKEAQKQLDKNNELKEKIRTDAIETQKELWDDVGSVSAINGLDQIVDFMQFINFMKIQKRSHESSRKFQKKYERMLLSPYFGRIDFIENGEEKAGKYYIGISNLINDDLDFFIYDWRAPISSMFYDCERGEANYKCPEGVIDGKLTLKRQYKINSGKIEYMFDSNLKIDDEVLQDILGKSTDSKMKAIVTTIQREQNKVIRNEEYKNLIVQGPAGSGKTSVALHRIAYLLYKHREEITPENIVIFSPNEIFNDYISNVLPELGEDNMYQTTFKEYMHKALGDELMKEDYCEMMEYILDSKNKLNYENRISNIKYKSSVEFLDILKLYVTYVEKTDRNFTDIIFRGSLIVSSKDLQELFFKDYIRLPLKRRLKKIKERILFLIEPYKKERIKEVAAELEYTGSYIDKVEIMQDSIAIVKEEMKGIYHEISRITEFNLIDIYRKLFEKLEFFSRELNIEYCEEKIEEIKSYTLENLGGQKLNYEDQPPLLYLKIVLGDIPKASEIKYVIIDEAQDYTPLQYEILYQLFESANMTILGDLNQSINPFMNVGGYNNISHIFPQSNTCIINLTKSYRSTMEITKFSRKLLNNEITDECVQRNGDRPLLLGFSEEEAIKERLIEDIKVYKERGHKSIGIITRTVKEADEVYNFLKGRVHVKAIMKDDDEYVSDTLVIPAYLAKGLEFDVVLIYNVGNENYCCEEERLLLYTACTRALHILCIYYSGECTPFLKERE; this is encoded by the coding sequence ATGGACAGGAATGACTATGAATGGAAGCTTGAAAATGAATGGCTACAGGATGTTCTTAAAGAGGCTCAGAAGCAGCTTGACAAGAACAATGAACTTAAAGAAAAGATTAGAACTGATGCTATTGAAACGCAAAAAGAGCTATGGGATGACGTAGGCTCAGTTTCCGCAATCAATGGATTAGATCAGATTGTAGACTTTATGCAATTCATAAATTTCATGAAAATACAAAAGAGAAGTCATGAGTCAAGCAGAAAGTTTCAAAAAAAATACGAAAGAATGCTTTTATCACCCTATTTTGGGAGAATTGATTTTATTGAAAATGGAGAGGAGAAAGCTGGGAAGTATTATATAGGGATATCAAACCTCATCAATGATGACCTTGATTTCTTCATATACGACTGGAGAGCGCCGATTTCCAGCATGTTTTATGATTGTGAAAGAGGAGAAGCAAATTACAAATGCCCTGAAGGAGTTATAGATGGAAAGCTTACGCTGAAAAGACAGTACAAAATCAATAGTGGAAAAATTGAATATATGTTTGATAGCAATCTTAAGATAGATGATGAAGTGCTTCAAGATATATTGGGTAAAAGCACCGATAGCAAGATGAAGGCTATAGTGACAACTATTCAAAGAGAGCAGAATAAAGTAATTCGTAATGAAGAGTATAAAAATCTCATTGTTCAAGGTCCTGCAGGAAGCGGTAAAACTTCAGTTGCTCTTCATAGGATTGCCTATCTCTTATATAAGCATAGGGAGGAAATAACACCTGAGAATATAGTAATATTTTCTCCTAATGAGATTTTTAATGATTATATCTCTAATGTATTGCCAGAGCTTGGAGAAGACAATATGTACCAGACAACATTTAAAGAATATATGCATAAGGCTTTGGGGGATGAGCTTATGAAGGAAGATTACTGCGAAATGATGGAATATATTCTGGATTCAAAAAATAAATTGAACTATGAAAACAGAATCAGTAATATAAAGTATAAGTCTAGCGTGGAATTTTTAGATATATTAAAGCTTTATGTGACATATGTTGAAAAAACGGATAGAAATTTTACAGACATCATCTTTAGAGGAAGCTTAATAGTTTCTTCAAAAGATTTACAGGAATTGTTTTTTAAAGACTATATAAGGCTTCCATTGAAAAGAAGACTTAAAAAGATAAAAGAAAGAATTTTATTCCTTATAGAACCCTATAAAAAAGAACGGATAAAAGAAGTTGCTGCTGAACTTGAGTATACAGGCTCTTATATAGACAAAGTGGAGATCATGCAGGACAGCATAGCTATTGTAAAAGAGGAAATGAAGGGAATATATCATGAAATCAGTAGGATAACAGAATTTAATTTAATAGACATTTATAGAAAGCTTTTTGAGAAACTAGAGTTTTTTTCTAGAGAATTAAATATTGAATACTGTGAGGAGAAAATTGAGGAAATCAAAAGCTATACTTTAGAAAACCTAGGGGGACAAAAACTTAACTATGAAGATCAGCCTCCTCTGCTATATCTAAAAATTGTGCTGGGAGATATTCCGAAAGCTTCAGAAATTAAGTATGTTATCATTGACGAGGCCCAGGACTATACACCACTTCAGTATGAAATATTGTATCAGCTTTTTGAGTCTGCAAATATGACTATATTGGGCGATTTAAATCAATCCATTAATCCATTTATGAATGTAGGAGGTTATAATAATATATCTCATATATTTCCTCAGAGCAACACCTGTATAATAAATTTAACCAAGAGCTATAGATCCACAATGGAAATTACTAAGTTTTCAAGAAAGCTGCTCAATAATGAAATTACTGATGAATGTGTACAGAGAAATGGAGATAGGCCTTTACTTCTTGGCTTTTCAGAAGAAGAAGCTATAAAAGAAAGGTTGATTGAGGATATAAAGGTATATAAGGAGAGAGGACACAAATCCATTGGAATAATAACAAGAACTGTAAAGGAAGCAGACGAGGTATATAATTTCTTAAAAGGTAGGGTTCATGTTAAAGCAATAATGAAGGATGATGATGAATATGTGAGCGATACCTTAGTAATACCTGCATACCTTGCTAAAGGATTAGAATTTGATGTTGTGCTTATTTATAATGTAGGAAATGAAAATTACTGCTGTGAAGAGGAAAGGCTGCTGCTTTATACTGCCTGTACCAGAGCGCTTCATATTTTATGTATATACTATTCTGGAGAGTGTACACCATTTCTGAAAGAAAGAGAATGA
- a CDS encoding AraC family transcriptional regulator: protein MDYIDLIQNTIDYIDDNICEKITVDKLAEIAGFSTYHYYRVFYSFVGIPVMEYVTRRKLQYALSELSNNKKIFDIALDFGFETHAGFTKAFKKQFGYAPSFYRMHAPIGFPQKVDLKKVKINKIGGIIMQPKIVNRDSFKIVGYEFKTTLRNNAHSRDIPAFWDQCNIEGKEALLYKTQNPPRHGEYGICVNTNMETDEFSYVLGIEVTSFDNASEDMYTLEVPAATYAVFTTPSVASDDGSFVSSIQGTWKYILEEWFPNSCYEIDDSKLDFEFYDERCHPWEYEKICMDIYIPIKKR, encoded by the coding sequence TTGGACTATATAGATTTAATCCAAAATACCATAGACTATATCGACGATAATATTTGTGAAAAAATAACAGTTGATAAACTAGCAGAAATTGCAGGTTTCTCTACCTATCACTATTATAGGGTATTCTATAGCTTTGTCGGGATTCCTGTCATGGAATATGTAACAAGACGAAAACTTCAGTATGCTCTTTCTGAACTCAGCAATAATAAAAAGATATTTGATATTGCATTAGACTTTGGATTTGAAACCCATGCAGGATTTACGAAAGCTTTTAAAAAACAATTTGGATATGCACCAAGCTTTTATAGGATGCACGCACCAATAGGCTTTCCACAAAAAGTAGACTTAAAAAAAGTTAAAATAAACAAAATTGGAGGTATCATAATGCAACCTAAAATAGTAAATAGAGATTCTTTTAAAATAGTTGGATATGAATTTAAAACTACACTAAGAAATAATGCTCATTCTAGAGATATTCCTGCATTTTGGGATCAATGTAACATAGAAGGTAAAGAAGCACTTTTATATAAGACGCAGAATCCTCCTAGACATGGAGAATACGGTATTTGCGTGAATACCAATATGGAAACTGATGAATTTTCCTATGTATTAGGGATCGAAGTTACAAGCTTTGATAATGCATCAGAAGATATGTATACACTCGAAGTACCTGCTGCAACTTATGCTGTTTTTACCACTCCCTCTGTAGCTTCAGATGATGGCAGCTTTGTGAGTTCAATCCAAGGCACATGGAAGTATATACTCGAAGAATGGTTTCCAAATTCCTGCTATGAAATTGATGATTCAAAGCTAGATTTTGAATTCTATGATGAACGCTGTCATCCTTGGGAATATGAAAAAATATGTATGGATATTTACATTCCAATCAAAAAAAGATAA